The following are encoded together in the Vigna unguiculata cultivar IT97K-499-35 chromosome 2, ASM411807v1, whole genome shotgun sequence genome:
- the LOC114173307 gene encoding RNA demethylase ALKBH10B-like, producing the protein MAMPSGNAVMPEKLQFPAGGGAASGGSEIQYRHQQWFVDERDGFIGWLRSEFAAANAIIDSLCHHLRVVGEPGEYDMVVGAIQQRRCNWTQVLLMQQYFSVSEVVYALQQVAWRRQQRFVDPAKTGSKEFRKFGSGFRQGQNRTEASKEGYNSRNEVAKEGYNSRNEAAKEGYSSNGGSFGREINAVAVAGGVEKGTRVIDKNGELNSGGKVGTMDNNSIASPEESKDAVTNDQLDGILNGSGNSQGSLSSSECEAAGVNEECTSNSEGNDSHSMQNQNQNASTMGKTFTGNEMFDGKMVNVVDGLKLYEDLIDGTEVSKLVSLVNDLRVAGKRGQFQGSQTFVVSKRPIKGRGREMIQLGVPIADAPPDVDNVTGISKDKKVESIPSLFQDIIERLAASQVMTVKPDACVVDFFNEGDHSQPNSCPPWFGRPVYTLFLTECDITFGRIIVSDHPGDYRGAVKLSLVPGSLLVMQGKSTDLAKHALPSIPKQRVLVTFTKSQPKSSLPSDSQRLGPPVTSHWTPPPSRTPNHMRHQLGPKHYPTVPATGVLPAPPSIRAPPNGMQTLFVPAAVAPPISFPTAVPIPPGSTGWASAPQRHPPPRMPVPGTGVFLPPPGSGTTSSQHLPDGNLNGETTSATPGKESWKSNHNTTNSSPKDKVDGNMVGKECNGNADGTEGEEDVVGKDDESNDTSDANH; encoded by the exons ATGGCAATGCCATCGGGAAACGCGGTCATGCCGGAAAAACTGCAGTTTCCGGCTGGCGGTGGTGCTGCCAGTGGCGGCAGTGAGATCCAGTATCGCCATCAGCAGTGGTTTGTTGATGAGAGGGATGGTTTTATCGGTTGGCTTCGCAGTGAATTCGCCGCTGCGAATGCCATTATAGACTCCTTGTGCCACCATTTGCGTGTTGTTGGTGAGCCTGGGGAGTATGATATGGTTGTTGGGGCAATTCAGCAGAGGAGGTGTAATTGGACCCAGGTGCTGCTTATGCAGCAGTACTTTTCTGTGTCTGAGGTTGTATATGCACTGCAGCAGGTAGCCTGGAGGAGGCAGCAGAGGTTTGTGGATCCAGCAAAGACTGGCTCCAAGGAGTTTAGGAAGTTCGGTTCGGGGTTTAGGCAAGGGCAGAACAGGACTGAGGCTTCCAAGGAAGGTTATAATTCTAGGAATGAGGTTGCCAAAGAAGGTTATAATTCCAGGAATGAGGCTGCCAAGGAAGGTTATAGTTCTAACGGAGGGTCTTTTGGTCGCGAGATAAATGCTGTGGCTGTTGCTGGAGGTGTGGAAAAAGGGACTCGTGTGATTGATAAGAATGGAGAACTTAACTCTGGTGGCAAGGTTGGGACCATGGATAACAATAGTATAGCATCTCCTGAGGAGAGTAAAG ATGCTGTTACAAATGATCAACTTGATGGCATTTTGAATGGCTCTGGGAATTCTCAAGGATCTCTGTCTAGCTCAGAATGTGAAGCTGCGGGTGTAAATGAAGAATGTACATCAAATTCTGAAG GAAATGATTCACATTCTatgcaaaatcaaaatcagaatGCTTCTACCATGGGAAAAACTTTTACTGGCAACGAGATGTTTGATGGGAAGATG GTGAATGTGGTTGATGGACTGAAGTTATATGAAGATTTAATTGATGGTACGGAAGTTTCAAAACTTGTTTCATTAGTCAATGATCTGAGAGTTGCTGGAAAAAGAGGACAATTTCAAG GAAGTCAGACATTTGTGGTATCAAAGAGGCCTATAAAAGGACGTGGAAGGGAAATGATTCAGTTAGGTGTTCCCATTGCTGACGCACCACCCGATGTGGACAATGTAACTGGAATCTCCAAAG ATAAGAAAGTAGAATCTATACCTTCTTTGTTCCAAGATATTATTGAGCGCTTGGCTGCATCACAAGTGATGACTGTGAAGCCTGATGCTTGCGTTGTGGATTTCTTTAATGAG GGTGATCATTCACAGCCTAATAGTTGTCCACCTTGGTTTGGAAGGCCTGTTTATACGCTTTTCCTAACTGAATGTGACATTACTTTTGGGAGAATAATTGTCTCGGACCATCCTGGGGATTATAGGGGTGCAGTCAAGCTTTCTCTTGTACCAGG GTCTCTTCTGGTGATGCAAGGGAAATCAACCGATCTAGCTAAACATGCACTTCCTTCCATTCCCAAACAACGGGTACTTGTGACCTTCACAAAGTCTCAACCAAAAAGTTCTCTGCCAAGTGATTCACAACGACTTGGTCCGCCGGTGACGTCTCATTGGACACCACCACCAAGCCGAACTCCCAATCACATGCGCCATCAATTAGGTCCGAAGCATTATCCCACTGTTCCGGCAACCGGAGTACTGCCGGCGCCGCCATCCATTCGAGCACCTCCAAACGGCATGCAGACATTGTTTGTGCCAGCAGCAGTTGCACCTCCCATTTCATTTCCTACCGCTGTGCCAATTCCACCTGGTTCAACCGGGTGGGCCTCTGCTCCTCAAAGGCATCCACCACCACGAATGCCTGTTCCGGGCACCGGAGTATTCCTCCCTCCACCTGGATCAGGCACCACTTCATCTCAACACTTACCTGACGGGAACCTGAACGGGGAAACTACTTCGGCCACGCCGGGAAAGGAAAGTTGGAAATCTAACCATAACACTACAAATTCCTCACCAAAAGATAAGGTGGATGGAAATATGGTAGGGAAAGAATGCAATGGAAATGCAGATGGAACTGAGGGTGAGGAAGATGTAGTGGGGAAAGATGACGAAAGTAATGACACGAGCGATGCAAACCATTGA